A single genomic interval of Mucilaginibacter robiniae harbors:
- a CDS encoding TldD/PmbA family protein — protein MKRRNFIYLTGVGAGAMMLPNLPSFGTPIDPAEALKQVDTRIKKELADAALNTAKSKGASYADVRIGRYLNQAVITRERRVLNVGNSESYGVGVRVLVNGCWGFAATNDVTKDGMAKVANRAVAVAKANARISTKPVELAPQQGYGEVSWKTPIEKNAFEVPIKEKVDLLLACNGAALTGGATFVNSSILAINEQKYFASTDGSYIDQDIHRLYPNFTVTKTDPATNSFESRAALSVPCGMGYEYLTPSESEKVHGIVTRYKQRYDMLEDIKNATKNTTEKITAKSVEPGKYDLVLDPSHLWLTIHESVAHPTELDRVLGYEANYAGTSFLTLDKLHSGNFHFGSKNMNVVADKLQAGSLGAVGYDDEGVKCGQWDLVKDGVLVNFQAIRDQAHILGLDHSQGCCYAQTWSDVQFQRMPNVSLQPGKTPLSVDEMIKGVEKGIYIVGNGSFSIDQQRYNFQFGGQLFYEIKNGKIIGMLNDVAYQATNQEFWNSLVAVCDKRDYRLGGAFNDGKGQPSQSNAVSHGSATSRFNGVNVINTKRRIG, from the coding sequence TTGAAACGTAGAAATTTTATTTACTTAACTGGTGTTGGCGCCGGCGCAATGATGCTGCCAAACCTGCCCTCATTCGGAACGCCGATTGACCCGGCTGAGGCGCTGAAGCAGGTGGACACACGCATTAAAAAAGAACTGGCCGACGCCGCCCTGAACACTGCCAAATCTAAAGGTGCATCTTATGCCGATGTGCGTATTGGCCGCTACCTGAACCAAGCTGTTATTACCCGCGAAAGACGAGTACTGAACGTAGGCAACTCCGAATCGTATGGTGTGGGTGTGCGTGTATTGGTTAATGGCTGTTGGGGTTTTGCCGCTACCAATGATGTTACCAAAGATGGTATGGCTAAAGTAGCCAACCGTGCGGTAGCTGTAGCAAAAGCCAATGCTAGAATCAGCACCAAACCTGTTGAACTGGCACCGCAGCAAGGCTACGGTGAAGTAAGCTGGAAAACCCCTATTGAAAAAAACGCTTTCGAGGTACCCATTAAAGAGAAAGTTGATTTACTACTGGCCTGCAATGGCGCTGCATTAACCGGAGGTGCTACTTTTGTAAACTCAAGCATTCTAGCTATTAATGAGCAGAAATACTTTGCTTCAACCGATGGCTCGTACATCGATCAGGATATTCATCGCCTGTACCCGAACTTCACCGTAACCAAAACAGACCCTGCCACGAATAGCTTTGAAAGCCGTGCAGCCTTGAGCGTACCTTGCGGCATGGGTTATGAATACTTAACCCCATCAGAAAGTGAAAAGGTACATGGCATAGTAACCCGCTATAAACAGCGTTATGACATGCTGGAGGATATTAAAAATGCCACCAAAAATACTACTGAAAAAATCACCGCCAAATCGGTTGAACCCGGCAAGTATGATTTAGTGCTTGACCCTTCGCATCTTTGGCTCACCATTCACGAATCGGTAGCTCACCCTACCGAGCTGGACCGGGTACTGGGCTACGAGGCCAATTATGCAGGCACCAGCTTCCTGACCCTGGATAAATTACATTCCGGCAACTTCCACTTCGGCAGCAAAAACATGAACGTAGTAGCTGATAAACTACAAGCCGGTTCATTAGGCGCTGTAGGTTATGATGACGAAGGCGTAAAATGCGGACAGTGGGATTTGGTGAAAGATGGCGTACTGGTGAACTTCCAGGCCATTCGCGATCAGGCTCATATTTTAGGGCTGGATCATTCACAGGGATGTTGCTATGCGCAAACTTGGAGCGACGTACAGTTTCAGCGCATGCCGAACGTATCACTACAACCCGGCAAAACCCCTTTGAGTGTGGATGAGATGATTAAAGGCGTAGAAAAAGGCATTTACATTGTTGGTAACGGCTCTTTCTCTATCGACCAGCAACGTTACAACTTCCAGTTTGGCGGTCAGCTGTTTTATGAAATCAAGAACGGTAAAATTATAGGTATGCTGAACGATGTGGCTTATCAGGCTACCAACCAGGAATTCTGGAATTCGTTGGTTGCCGTGTGCGACAAACGCGATTACCGCCTGGGCGGTGCGTTCAACGATGGTAAAGGCCAGCCTAGCCAGTCTAACGCAGTATCGCATGGCTCGGCCACCTCACGTTTTAACGGAGTAAATGTAATTAACACTAAAAGAAGAATCGGATAA
- a CDS encoding TldD/PmbA family protein has translation MPLLSKEEAQTLLKKVLSYSKADECIIGLSGEEGGNIRTALNQVSTAGDIGTLSLSVSSTYGKKTGTASINEFDDASLEKVVRRSEELAQLAPENSEHMPPLGPQTFAESITYNDKTAAITPEQRADMMAKSLEVTKAANLVAAGYLENGTDFNAVMNSKGLFAYNKATNVTFTVTTRNEAGTGSGYAARGFTDVSKLDTYGATKIAAQKASASVGAKAIEPGKYTVILEPTAAVYMLENMFRFDARSAEEGRSYLSKKGGGTRLGEKLMDDKVTIYSDPFNADLPASTWSREGLPHEKTYWIQNGVVKNLDYDRYWAQKKGVKPVPGPSNIIMEGGTASLEDMIKSTERGILVSRLWYIRMVDPQVLALTGLTRDGTFYIENGKIKFPIKNMRFNESPVIMLNNVETLGKPERAISVESYRGYMIPPMKIRDFTFTSLSDAV, from the coding sequence ATGCCATTACTGAGTAAAGAAGAAGCACAAACCTTGTTAAAGAAAGTGCTTAGCTATTCAAAAGCCGATGAATGTATAATTGGTTTGAGCGGTGAGGAAGGCGGCAACATTCGTACCGCATTAAACCAGGTTTCTACCGCTGGCGATATAGGCACTTTGAGCCTGTCGGTAAGTTCAACTTATGGTAAAAAAACCGGCACCGCCAGCATCAATGAGTTTGATGATGCTTCGCTGGAAAAAGTGGTACGCCGTTCGGAAGAGCTAGCTCAACTAGCGCCCGAAAACTCAGAGCACATGCCCCCACTTGGCCCGCAAACGTTTGCCGAATCCATCACCTATAACGACAAAACAGCTGCCATTACGCCCGAGCAACGCGCCGATATGATGGCCAAAAGTTTGGAAGTAACCAAAGCCGCCAACCTGGTAGCTGCCGGTTACCTGGAAAATGGAACTGACTTCAACGCAGTCATGAACTCAAAAGGTTTGTTTGCCTACAACAAAGCTACTAACGTCACCTTTACCGTAACCACCCGTAATGAGGCCGGTACCGGTTCAGGCTATGCTGCCCGAGGTTTTACTGATGTAAGCAAACTGGACACTTACGGTGCTACTAAAATAGCGGCCCAGAAAGCGTCAGCTTCGGTAGGTGCTAAAGCGATTGAGCCGGGTAAATACACGGTAATTCTGGAACCTACGGCCGCTGTGTATATGCTGGAAAACATGTTCAGGTTTGATGCCCGCAGCGCCGAAGAAGGCCGTAGCTACCTGAGCAAAAAAGGCGGTGGTACCCGCTTGGGCGAAAAGCTGATGGATGATAAAGTAACCATCTACTCCGATCCCTTTAATGCCGACCTGCCGGCCAGCACCTGGAGCCGCGAAGGTTTACCGCACGAAAAAACTTATTGGATACAAAACGGGGTGGTAAAAAACCTGGATTACGACCGTTACTGGGCGCAAAAGAAAGGTGTAAAACCCGTACCTGGCCCAAGCAACATTATTATGGAAGGTGGCACCGCCAGCCTGGAAGATATGATTAAAAGCACTGAACGTGGCATTCTGGTATCGCGCCTGTGGTACATTCGGATGGTTGACCCGCAAGTATTGGCTTTAACCGGCCTTACCCGCGATGGTACTTTCTACATTGAGAACGGTAAAATTAAGTTCCCGATCAAGAACATGCGCTTTAATGAAAGTCCGGTGATTATGCTGAACAACGTAGAAACATTAGGCAAGCCGGAACGCGCCATCAGCGTGGAAAGCTACCGGGGCTACATGATTCCGCCGATGAAGATCAGAGACTTTACGTTTACGTCACTTTCAGACGCGGTATAA
- a CDS encoding serine hydrolase domain-containing protein, with protein MKHHLSAFAFVCLIMTSAYSQKKSKTADYFPPVGSWAHKTPAQMGLNEAAIQQTIAFAQAHESKSSRNQELAQYQSFGKEPFSDAVGPLVDRGGSSGVIVYKGYVVADWGTPNRVDITNSVTKSFLSSLVGIAVDRGLIHSTQDTVANYVPFVELYNPSINTTGHEYEQNNIIYPFASAHNRRLTWEVMLRQTSDWEGTLWGKPDWADRPQGDIEQYKIRQRNEPGVTWKYNDVRVNALALAATSVWRKPLPQVLKETIMDPIGASTTWRWTGYRNAWIVLDGQPVQSVSGGGHWGGGMYISAYDMARFGLLTLNHGNWNGRQLISQQWVKQALTPTTANTGYGYMNWFLNTDHKLLPSAPANVWVHIGNGNNIIYCDPEHDLVMVVRWIENKEMDDLVKNLLNAIK; from the coding sequence ATGAAACACCATCTGTCTGCCTTCGCTTTCGTGTGCTTGATTATGACTTCGGCTTACAGTCAGAAAAAGAGTAAAACAGCCGACTACTTTCCGCCTGTAGGTAGCTGGGCACATAAAACGCCAGCACAAATGGGTTTGAACGAAGCCGCCATACAGCAAACTATCGCCTTTGCCCAAGCCCATGAAAGTAAATCATCACGCAACCAGGAACTGGCACAATACCAAAGTTTTGGCAAGGAGCCTTTCAGTGATGCAGTGGGTCCGTTGGTAGATCGTGGTGGTTCATCCGGTGTAATTGTTTACAAAGGCTATGTAGTAGCCGACTGGGGTACGCCCAACCGGGTGGATATAACCAACAGTGTTACCAAAAGCTTTCTTTCCAGCCTGGTAGGCATTGCGGTTGACCGGGGCTTGATTCACAGTACGCAAGATACTGTAGCTAACTATGTACCCTTTGTGGAATTGTACAACCCCAGTATCAACACTACCGGACACGAATACGAGCAGAACAATATCATCTACCCTTTTGCTTCGGCTCACAACCGGCGACTTACATGGGAAGTGATGCTGCGCCAAACCAGCGATTGGGAAGGCACCCTATGGGGCAAACCTGATTGGGCCGACCGTCCGCAAGGTGATATTGAACAATACAAAATACGCCAGCGCAATGAACCTGGGGTAACATGGAAATACAACGATGTACGGGTAAATGCTTTGGCTTTGGCAGCTACCTCCGTTTGGCGCAAACCTCTGCCGCAGGTTTTAAAAGAAACCATCATGGATCCGATTGGTGCTTCTACTACCTGGCGGTGGACAGGCTACCGCAATGCGTGGATTGTGCTGGATGGGCAACCGGTACAATCGGTAAGCGGCGGCGGGCATTGGGGCGGCGGCATGTACATCAGCGCTTATGATATGGCCCGCTTCGGTTTACTCACCCTAAATCACGGCAACTGGAATGGCCGCCAGTTGATCAGTCAGCAGTGGGTTAAGCAAGCCCTCACCCCTACTACCGCCAATACTGGTTATGGTTACATGAACTGGTTTTTGAATACCGACCACAAACTATTGCCATCGGCACCAGCCAATGTATGGGTGCACATAGGTAATGGCAATAATATTATTTACTGCGACCCGGAACACGACTTGGTAATGGTAGTGCGCTGGATTGAAAACAAAGAAATGGATGACTTGGTGAAAAACTTACTGAATGCTATAAAATAA
- a CDS encoding phosphatase PAP2 family protein has protein sequence MSLHSHLKVFLCLLSALMVQAKSASAQFDTTSVIQKFDNRVMIHLSEHRTPAQTKYFLFVSHMNLYGNALVPAGLLAGGVFGHDKEMRQNALFVASSSVISYGAVLLIKNLFKRPRPFRSNTRIIAVYQAGGFAFPSGHASSSVSTATAISMAYPKWYVIAPAAVWASSITYSRMYLGLHYPSDVTTGALFGAGTAVYFNTVRKRVENK, from the coding sequence ATGTCTTTGCATTCACACTTAAAGGTTTTCTTATGCTTGCTGAGCGCGCTTATGGTTCAGGCTAAAAGTGCCTCGGCGCAGTTTGATACCACTTCGGTGATTCAGAAGTTTGATAACCGTGTCATGATTCACCTTTCCGAGCATCGTACGCCAGCACAAACCAAGTATTTCCTCTTTGTATCACACATGAATTTATACGGAAATGCCTTGGTTCCGGCCGGATTGCTGGCGGGTGGTGTGTTCGGTCATGATAAAGAAATGCGGCAGAATGCTTTGTTTGTAGCCAGTAGTTCGGTTATATCTTACGGTGCGGTATTGCTGATTAAAAACCTGTTTAAACGCCCGCGTCCGTTTCGCAGCAATACCCGCATTATCGCGGTTTACCAAGCTGGCGGTTTCGCTTTTCCTTCCGGCCACGCTTCATCATCAGTCAGTACGGCTACTGCGATTTCTATGGCTTATCCGAAATGGTATGTGATCGCACCGGCTGCTGTTTGGGCTTCATCCATTACCTACTCGCGTATGTATTTAGGTTTGCATTACCCTAGTGATGTAACTACCGGCGCTTTGTTCGGCGCAGGTACTGCCGTGTATTTCAATACTGTACGCAAGCGGGTGGAAAATAAATAA
- a CDS encoding ATP-binding cassette domain-containing protein, giving the protein MSIQVNALTKWYGPQKAVDSISFNATPGVLGFLGPNGAGKSTTMKMLTGFVPQTSGTASVCGYDTVKESLAVRRCIGYLPENNPLYTDMYVKESLAFIAGVHQLHNPAQRITEAIEQTGLGPEQHKKIGQLSKGYRQRVGLAQAILHNPDVLILDEPTSGLDPNQLIGIRQLIKDLGTTKTVILSTHIMQEVEAVCNRVIIINKGQIVADDTLQGLKQAHQEQSLESVFIRLTNPQPQA; this is encoded by the coding sequence ATGAGCATTCAGGTTAACGCTTTAACCAAGTGGTATGGCCCCCAAAAGGCGGTAGATAGTATTAGCTTTAACGCCACACCAGGCGTACTGGGTTTTTTAGGGCCTAATGGTGCAGGCAAATCAACCACCATGAAAATGCTGACCGGCTTTGTACCGCAAACATCGGGCACTGCCAGTGTGTGCGGGTATGATACCGTAAAAGAATCGTTAGCAGTACGGCGTTGCATTGGCTACCTGCCCGAAAACAACCCGCTGTACACGGATATGTACGTTAAAGAATCGTTAGCCTTTATAGCCGGTGTACACCAGCTGCATAACCCAGCCCAGCGCATAACTGAAGCAATTGAGCAAACCGGGTTAGGTCCAGAGCAACACAAAAAAATCGGCCAGCTATCTAAAGGTTATCGCCAACGGGTGGGTTTGGCACAAGCTATTTTGCACAACCCCGATGTTTTGATTCTGGATGAACCCACTTCAGGACTTGACCCGAACCAGTTAATTGGCATCCGGCAACTGATCAAAGATTTGGGTACAACCAAAACCGTTATTCTTTCCACCCATATTATGCAGGAGGTAGAAGCCGTATGCAATCGCGTTATCATTATTAACAAAGGCCAAATTGTGGCTGATGATACTTTGCAGGGACTTAAGCAAGCTCACCAGGAGCAATCATTGGAGTCTGTTTTTATCCGTTTAACTAATCCTCAACCACAAGCATAA
- a CDS encoding GIY-YIG nuclease family protein, translating to MQRGGCVYILTNKCHTVLYTSVTADITSRIWEHKNKVYPDSFTAKYNCEKLVYYFAYLHIEEAIAAEKQIKAGNRQNKVNLIQRMNPDWKELYDELIKE from the coding sequence ATGCAAAGAGGGGGCTGTGTTTATATCCTGACTAATAAGTGCCATACAGTACTCTACACAAGCGTTACTGCTGACATTACTAGCAGAATTTGGGAACATAAAAACAAAGTTTATCCTGATAGCTTTACAGCTAAATACAACTGTGAGAAATTAGTGTATTATTTTGCTTATTTGCATATAGAAGAAGCTATTGCAGCAGAAAAGCAAATTAAAGCAGGAAACCGACAAAACAAGGTAAACCTAATTCAACGTATGAATCCTGACTGGAAAGAATTGTACGATGAATTAATAAAAGAATAA